A single genomic interval of Mycobacterium sp. DL592 harbors:
- a CDS encoding DeoR/GlpR family DNA-binding transcription regulator, with amino-acid sequence MSAKTRRAQIEQRVLDQGEIEYAALAQEYGVSEMTIRRDVDALEASGLVRRITGGAIAAYRKAEEPSFESRASRSATEKMHIAEAAVELLQPGETVILDSGSTVLAVARAIRGRGLGLTIVTPSLLAAIELADEPDTTIIVTGGNLRPGELSLIGFETESVFQMYNCDTFIMGIAGVDPVRGLTDYHRVEGSAKRAAAASADRIIVVADESKLGRVQLLTVAPLSAAAHIVTDSHPDHPTLIAARNLGVDVICVNREESSDTGTAGDLR; translated from the coding sequence GTGTCAGCCAAGACGCGACGAGCGCAGATCGAACAGCGCGTCCTCGACCAGGGCGAGATCGAGTACGCCGCGCTGGCCCAGGAATACGGCGTTTCGGAGATGACGATCCGACGGGACGTCGACGCCCTTGAGGCCTCCGGATTGGTTCGGCGGATCACCGGCGGCGCGATCGCGGCCTACCGCAAGGCGGAGGAACCGTCCTTCGAGAGCCGTGCCTCACGCTCGGCCACCGAGAAGATGCATATCGCCGAGGCCGCCGTCGAACTGCTCCAGCCGGGCGAGACTGTGATCCTCGACAGCGGTAGCACCGTGTTGGCGGTGGCTCGTGCCATCCGCGGCCGCGGGCTGGGGTTGACGATCGTGACGCCGAGCCTGCTCGCGGCGATCGAACTCGCCGATGAACCGGACACCACGATCATCGTGACCGGGGGCAATCTCCGGCCCGGGGAACTGAGCCTGATCGGCTTCGAGACCGAGTCGGTGTTCCAGATGTACAACTGTGACACCTTCATCATGGGTATCGCCGGGGTCGATCCGGTTCGCGGCCTGACCGACTACCACCGGGTGGAAGGCAGTGCCAAGCGGGCCGCCGCCGCCTCGGCGGACCGCATCATCGTGGTAGCCGACGAGTCCAAACTCGGCCGGGTGCAACTGCTGACCGTCGCCCCGTTGAGCGCGGCGGCTCACATCGTCACCGACAGCCATCCCGACCATCCCACCCTGATCGCCGCCCGAAACCTGGGTGTCGACGTCATCTGCGTGAACCGCGAGGAATCGTCCGACACCGGCACGGCTGGTGACCTTCGGTGA
- a CDS encoding BtpA/SgcQ family protein, with product MAEWVREVFSVQKPVIAMLHLSALPGDPGFDTRGGLAAVVDRAKEELDALQQGGVDGIMISNEFSLPYLTKTEPITAITMARIIGELLPDISVPYGVNVLWDGRASIDLAVATGAQFVREIFTGVYASDFGLWNTNVGEVARHRARIGGAGVKLFFNIVPESATYLAERDLASITRTTVFATLPDAICVSGLTAGAPTDLAALSVVKKSAGAVPVFVNTGVKADNVVEQLALADGAIVGTYFKKDGIFENRAQRERVEELMANAKAAR from the coding sequence ATGGCCGAATGGGTGCGAGAAGTCTTCTCCGTGCAGAAGCCCGTCATCGCGATGCTTCACCTGTCCGCGCTGCCCGGCGATCCCGGATTCGACACTCGCGGTGGGCTGGCAGCCGTGGTCGACCGGGCGAAGGAGGAACTCGACGCACTCCAGCAGGGTGGCGTGGACGGCATCATGATCTCCAACGAATTCAGCCTGCCGTACCTCACCAAGACCGAACCGATCACCGCGATCACCATGGCGCGCATCATCGGTGAACTGCTGCCCGACATCTCGGTCCCCTACGGTGTCAATGTCTTGTGGGACGGCCGCGCCTCCATCGACCTCGCCGTCGCCACCGGCGCGCAGTTCGTCCGCGAGATCTTCACCGGCGTGTACGCCAGTGACTTCGGCTTGTGGAACACCAATGTTGGTGAGGTCGCCCGCCACCGTGCGCGTATCGGCGGGGCCGGGGTGAAGCTGTTCTTCAACATCGTTCCGGAATCCGCCACCTACCTAGCCGAGCGCGACCTCGCCTCGATCACGCGCACCACGGTGTTCGCCACGCTGCCCGACGCGATCTGCGTCTCAGGACTCACCGCCGGAGCACCGACCGATCTAGCCGCGCTCTCGGTTGTCAAGAAGTCCGCCGGGGCGGTGCCGGTGTTCGTCAACACCGGCGTGAAGGCCGACAACGTAGTCGAACAGCTCGCGCTGGCCGACGGGGCGATCGTCGGAACCTACTTCAAGAAAGACGGCATCTTCGAGAACCGCGCCCAGCGTGAGCGCGTCGAGGAACTGATGGCCAACGCCAAAGCCGCCCGCTAA
- the nusB gene encoding transcription antitermination factor NusB, producing MADRKGDKGRHQARKRAVDLLFEAEARGLTAAEVADSRIVLAESNTDVSVLNPYTVTVARGVTENIAHIDELITSHLQGWTLERLPAVDRAILRVAVWELLHADDVPEPVAVDEAVELAKELSTDESPGFVNGVLGQVMLVTPQIRAAADALRGAVRGSAPEA from the coding sequence ATGGCTGATCGCAAGGGCGACAAGGGTCGTCATCAGGCGCGCAAGCGCGCCGTCGACCTGCTCTTCGAAGCCGAGGCTCGCGGCCTGACCGCCGCCGAAGTGGCCGACTCCCGGATCGTGCTGGCCGAGTCGAACACCGACGTGTCGGTGCTCAACCCGTACACGGTGACCGTGGCGCGCGGCGTCACCGAGAACATCGCGCATATCGACGAACTGATCACCTCACACCTGCAGGGCTGGACGCTGGAGCGGCTGCCCGCCGTCGACCGCGCGATTCTGCGGGTCGCGGTGTGGGAGTTGCTGCATGCCGACGACGTTCCCGAGCCGGTGGCCGTCGACGAGGCGGTAGAGCTGGCCAAGGAGCTGTCCACCGACGAGTCGCCCGGCTTCGTCAACGGGGTGCTGGGCCAGGTGATGCTGGTGACCCCGCAGATCCGCGCCGCCGCCGACGCCCTTCGGGGTGCGGTCCGCGGGAGCGCTCCTGAGGCTTAG
- the efp gene encoding elongation factor P — protein MATTADFKNGLVLNIDGQLWQITEFQHVKPGKGPAFVRTKLKNVLSGKVVDKTYNAGVKVETATVDRRDATYLYRDGSDFVFMDSEDYEQHPLPEALVGRAAGFLLEGMPVQIAFNEGAPLYLELPVTVELLVSHTEPGLQGDRSSAGTKPATLETGAEIQVPLFINTGDKLKVDSRDGSYLGRVNA, from the coding sequence GTGGCAACAACTGCCGACTTCAAGAACGGCCTCGTGCTGAACATCGACGGCCAGCTCTGGCAGATCACCGAGTTCCAGCACGTCAAACCCGGCAAGGGCCCCGCCTTCGTGCGCACCAAGCTCAAGAACGTGCTCTCGGGCAAGGTCGTCGACAAGACCTACAACGCCGGCGTGAAGGTGGAGACCGCGACCGTCGACCGGCGCGACGCCACCTACCTGTACCGCGACGGCTCCGACTTCGTATTCATGGACTCCGAGGACTACGAACAGCATCCGCTGCCCGAGGCGCTCGTCGGCCGGGCCGCGGGCTTCCTGCTCGAGGGCATGCCGGTGCAGATCGCGTTCAACGAGGGCGCACCGCTGTACCTGGAACTGCCGGTGACCGTCGAGCTGCTGGTCAGCCACACCGAGCCCGGTCTGCAGGGCGACCGCTCCAGTGCCGGCACCAAGCCCGCGACGCTGGAGACCGGCGCCGAGATCCAGGTGCCGCTGTTCATCAACACCGGCGACAAGCTCAAGGTGGACTCCCGCGACGGAAGCTATCTGGGCCGCGTGAACGCCTAG